The Quadrisphaera setariae nucleotide sequence GACCTCGCGGACCTGCTCGCAGACCCCGCTGTCGGCGTCGTCGACCTGGCCACGCCCCACCACCGATCCACCCGCCTCCCCGTGGTGGAGCAGATCGCGGCGGCCGGCAAGCCCTTCCTCGTGCAGAAGCCGATGGCCATGAGCTACGCCGACGCCCTGGAGCTGGTCGAGGTCGCCGAGGCCGCGGGCGTGACCGGCATGGTCAACCAGAACATGTGCTTCACGCCCTCGGCGATCGCCCTCTCGAGAGCCCTCCTCGACGACCGGGTGGTCGGGGAGCCCAGCTACGCGCAGCTGGTGGCCCAGTACCAGTTCGACCTCCCCGACCACCCGTGGTTCGGCAAGGACGAGCGCTGGTGGACCGCCGGGCTGACCGTGCACCACCTCGGGCTGCTGCAGATGCTCTTCGGCCCGCCTGAGCAGGTGCACGCCATGACCGGTCACGACGTCTCCCAGCCCGGCGTCACCTCGGACGGCTGGGGCCACCTCGCCCTCCGCTACCGCAGCGGCCTCCAGCTGGTGCTCGTCTCCACGGGCACCTACTACGGCACCGAACCGGTCCCGCACGGGAACGAGGCCGTGTGGGTCCAGGGCCCCGAGGGGCTCGTGGACTGGCGCCCCGAGGGTGACGTGGTGGTCTCCACCCGGGTCGGCGGCGGCAGCCAGGTGGAGCGGCGCTCCATCGCCCCGCACGTGCGCGGCACCTGGTTCCCGCACGCGTTCGGCCTGACCATGGCGCACCTGCGGCAGGCGCTGGCCGCCGGCCGCACGCCCCTGTGCTCGGTCCAGGACAACCTCGCGGTGATGGCCGTCCTGGAGGCGACGTACACCTCCGGCCAGCAGCGGCGCGTCGTCGAGGTGGCCGAGGTCATGGGTGACCGCTACGACCCCGCCTACGGCAGCGGCTGGTCCCACGGCTTCT carries:
- a CDS encoding Gfo/Idh/MocA family protein; protein product: MTTERTRAGAAAAWGIGQVGLGSITTAHREGYRLYGQPVVAGYDPDPAARARLAADTPAAVVHGDLADLLADPAVGVVDLATPHHRSTRLPVVEQIAAAGKPFLVQKPMAMSYADALELVEVAEAAGVTGMVNQNMCFTPSAIALSRALLDDRVVGEPSYAQLVAQYQFDLPDHPWFGKDERWWTAGLTVHHLGLLQMLFGPPEQVHAMTGHDVSQPGVTSDGWGHLALRYRSGLQLVLVSTGTYYGTEPVPHGNEAVWVQGPEGLVDWRPEGDVVVSTRVGGGSQVERRSIAPHVRGTWFPHAFGLTMAHLRQALAAGRTPLCSVQDNLAVMAVLEATYTSGQQRRVVEVAEVMGDRYDPAYGSGWSHGFSGWEPPLPVTAPETAAAQALA